The nucleotide window TCCATACTTTTAGGCAACCTGTTTTCCCTTTATCTGTACAAAGCCCAACCCTGGTATTCGGCGATTGGTGCGAGTGGCGGTGTCTCCGGGATTTTGTTTGCTTCAATAGCAATGATTCCGGATCTGGGTATATACTTTTTCTTTATCCCAATACCCATTCCGGGTTATATATTTGGCTTTTTGTACTTCGCCTATTCCGTATATATGATGCTTAATCCAAGACCTCACGACAATATCGGACATGCTGCTCACCTCGGAGGTGCAGCTTTCGGACTTGTATATGCCGTAGGTTTGCTGCCGGAAGTGGCATTAAGTAATATCCGTTTCCTTGGCATTATGTCGCTGCCACTGCTCTATATGGCGTATATGGTTTTTGTGAGAAAGGCGATCTGATCACTTTTCTGTCTCGCATTAAGTAGGCATATTACCTCAGCATAAAATAGTAAATCAGCGCCCAAACGGTGATAAAGAACAGGCCCGGGTACAGCACAGACCTTAACATCTGCATGTCCTTTTTCACAAAGGCCAGGTAAATCACGTAAATGATAAATATGATGATGAGTCCTATTGGAATTAGTGGGTAAGTCATGGCATTTGTTTTAAAAGTTCGACATTATCATTGCGGAATTTTGCGACGGTTCCGAAAGTTTCAATTGAGTGAATTTTAAATCACCTTCTCACGAACGCCGTTCCCAGCGTACCTAAAGTTAATAAATCTATTTGATTTACATCCTCAGATACAGCACGACAGTAAAACAGCCATTATTCTATATCATCACAAAAATTGTCGGAAACCGACATTCTGTTCCTGTGGTTAATTCCCCAGTCTTTCAGGGCATAGATAATCGGCGTCAGGGTGTCAGCGTACGCTTCTGCTTTGTAAATGATACGCGACGGATAATTATCCGAAACCGTACGGCGTATGAGCTGGTGGCGCTCCAGGTCCTTCAGTTCCTTGGCCAGCACACGTGCACTGATCCCCGGGATACTTTCCTGTATGGCATTAAACCTCTCATTACCTACTGAAACAGAGATAATAATTGGCAGTTTCCATTTACCATTTATAACATTCAGGGCCTCACGTACCGGTTCTAAAGTGTCCAGACAATTGCTGCATTCTCTCTTTGCCATAATCATCTATTATAGATATAGCGCTTACCTTTTGAAAGCACTATACAAAAGTAAGTTAATTTTGGTAAATTTGCAGAACCATTTCAATACACTGAAAATGATAAATATGAATAACCGAACAATATCATACTCAATCCTGGAACTCGCGATCGTTTCGCAGGGACAAAGTTCTAAGGAAACTCTAAACAACTCTCTGGTTCTGGCAAAAGAGGCCGAAGAACTTGGCTATAAGCGATTCTGGTTTGCAGAACATCATAATTCCGAGTCCGTAGGCAGCAGCGCTACCTCGGTCCTTATTGGCTATGTAGCCGAAAACACCACGAAACTTAGAGTGGGTTCCGGCGGAATTATGCTTCCGAATCACGCCCCGCTTATCATTGCTGAACAGTTCAGTACACTCGCACACCTATATCCGGGCCGGATTGATTTAGGACTTGGGCGTGCACCCGGTACCGACCAGGAAACCGCCCGTGAGATCCGTTCGGATTTTATGCAGGCCGCACATTCATTCCCAAGAGAGGTGGCAAAGATTCAGCAGTATTTTTCAGCCGACAATAAAACCGCTAAGGTACGCGTACCTATGGCCGAAGGAACTGACGTTCCGGTTTATATATTAGGTTCCAGTACCGACAGCGCACATCTTGCGGCTCAAAAAGGCCTGCCGTATGCTTTTGCCAGCCATTTCGCGACCACGCATCTGCATAGTGCGCTCCGGATTTACCGCGACGAATTCCAGCCCTCAGAGTTTTTGGAAAAGCCTTACACCATTGCTGGTGTGAATGTATATGTCGCAGATACTGATGAAGAAGCGCAGGAACTCTTTACGTCGCTGATTCGAATGTTTATTGGCATACTTACAGGTGCCCGAGATCCGCTTTATCCACCCGGACCCATGACGAACGATTTGGAGGAGATGTTCCACCATCCGGCGGTGCAGCAAATGCTGAAATACTCCTTTGTGGGAAGCCGCGAAACTGTGAAAAGGGAAATCAGGCAGTTCCTGGAAGAAACCGGCGTAGATGAACTCATCGTTGTTTCTACAATGTTCAACCTTCAGGATAGGCTCAAATCCGCACATCTGTTTTCGGAAATTATGACGGAAATAAACAATGGGAATTAAGCAGCTGACAATTCTTAACTGATCAGCTTAGATCAGAATAAATCCGGATTTTCGCCTGGATTTTCTTTCAGTTCATCAAACTTAGCCTTCATAGTGGGATTGTTGTGCGTAAGTTTCTTGATTGTAAGATCCTCAGTTTTCTGATTGGCCAGTCTGAGGTTATTTTCCGAAGAAAGCAGTGCTTCCTTGGTTTTCTGAAGCTGATGGATGGTTTTGTCAATGCCGTCTATGGCATCCTTAAACTTTCGGCTGGCCAGATCGTAATTCCGCGCAAATCCTTCCTTGAACTTGTTCATTTTCTCCTCAAAGTTCGTAATATCGATATTCTGGCTTTTCACCAGGGCGAGTTCAGCCTTGTACTGAAGGGAGTTCATGGCTGCATTGCGGAGTAAGGTGATGATGGGGATAAAGAATTGGGGTCTTACCACGTACATCTTGCTGTAGCGGTGGGAAACGTCTACGATACCGGAATTATAGTACTCGCTTTCTGCCTCCAGGCATGAAACAAGAACAGCGTATTCGCACTTCTTCTCATTACGGTCTTTGTCCAGTTCTTTCAGGAAATCCTCATTCCTCTTTTTTGTAGCTGTTGCGTCGCATTCATTTTTCATTTCGAACATAATCGAAATGATTTCATTGCCGGCATCATCAAACTCTTTGTAAATGTAGTCACCTTTACTGCCGGAACGTGCGTCATTGTCTTTTTCGAAATAGGCTTTCTGGAAAGCCGTAGCGCGCAGTTTGTTGAATTCGATCTCGCAGTGCTGCTCCAGGGACTCGCCCAGCATTTTGGTGCTCAGTTTGAGTTTCATATCACGAATGCGGGCTATTTCATCATCTTTATATTTAATGATGGCTTCCTTATTCTGAAGTTCGGTGGCAAAATGCTGTTTCAGGGATCCCTCCAGATTCTGTTTCTCCAGATCCTTGGTACGCACCTCATGAGCCAGTGCATCGCGTTCCTTTTCAATCTTCTGCACAGCTTCAGTAACGGCCAGTTGTTTCTGAATCTCTACATTATCGATGATGGATTTCAGTTTCAGGATTTCAGCTTCTTTCTGATTAATCTTTTCGGCCAGAGCCACTTCGCTCTGAGCTTTAAGTTCAGAAATTTCGCGGTCTTTTTTTGCCAGGTTTTCCTGAAGTGTCTGCCTTACCTGAGCCTCCGCCAGTTTTACGGCGCTTTCTTTTTCACGGTCGGCCAGCGCCAGCCGGGTTTTAAGTTCGTGTTCAAACTGATGGTCGCGTACCTGCCGCACAATATCGGCAAATCCGGCTTCATCAATTTTAAAGGCTTTGTTACAGTGGGGGCAGATTATTTCGTTCATGTTATACAGTTGTAAGTGAAGCTAAGCTAAGGATTATTAGGGAATTCAGGATCTGACACAGGCTAAATTCTTTCAAGTTCATCCGCGCTGATTGTCGTTTTGAAAGTGCCGTAATTTACGGTTATTTTGTTTTTGGAAACTTTCTCAATAGTTCCCACACTTGTGCTGCCCGTGATCCTAACACGCTGGCCGGGTTTCAGCCATAATTCACGTTCTTCTTTTTTCCTTTCAACAATCTTTTCGTGGGCTTCCGCAATTTTTTCCTGGATATCAGCCTTTTTTAACTGTTGGGTAATTTTGCGCTTTACAACCTGCAGTTTTTTGGATTCATCCTTATCCGTACCCAGCTTTCTGAATTTCTCCTGCTCCAGAATCTTTACAAAATCGCGCACAACATCTTTCCGGGATTTCCCCTTCATATAGGCATCTATAAAGCCTTCAATCTTATTTCCGAACTGCAGCTTGCGGTGCTCTTCCTCGTACAGTTTCTGGAAGTTGAAGAGTTTCTGCTGCAGTTGCTCATTCAGTTTTTGCAAATGATCGCGTTTGTCAGTTACCGAGTCTTTCTGTTCCGAAAGATTGGTGCGAAGCTTCTCTACCTCAAATTTTTCCTGCTGCAGTTTTACAATGGTTTTGTCCAGGTTCACCACATCCTTTTCAACCTTCTTCTTGGCAGATCTCAGGATGAACTGTGGGATTTTATTTTTCTCGGCTACCTCAAAAGTAAATGAACTGCCGGCCTGACCTACTTCCAGTTTATAGAGTGGTTCCAGACTCTTCTCATCGAAAAGCATGGCGGCATTTTCTGCATTCGGCAGCTGTTCCACAACAAGTTTAATGTTGGTATAGTGGGTGGTGATGATGGCAAAGCTCTTCTTTCCGTAAAAATATTCCAGAAAACTCTCGGCCAGGGCACCACCCAATTCAGGGTCCGAACCGGTTCCAAATTCGTCGATGAGCAGCAGTGTTTTGGCGTCGGCTTCCTTAATGATGCCCGACATCTTCTTGAGGCGCGAGGAATAAGTGGAAAGGTGATTCTCAATAGACTGATTGTCACCGATATCTGTCATTATTTTGTCAAAGAAAAACATCTCCGACTTCGGATGCGCCGGGACCAGGATACCGCTCTGAATCATAAGCTGCAGTAAACCCACCGTCTTTAGTGTGATTGATTTTCCGCCGGCATTGGGTCCGGAAATACAAAGGATCCTGTTGTGCTCCGTAAGAGTCAGCGTTTGGGGAAATATCTTTTTCCCTTCTGCTTTATTGCTTAAAAACAGCAGCGGATGATAAGCCTCCCTCAGTCTTAGGGTAGGATGACGGTTTATTTTGGGGAGAATTCCGTTAATCTGCTCAGCGAATTTTGCTTTTGCGCGAGTAAGATCGAGATCGAAAAGATACATTTGGTATTCGCTGAGTTGGGGCTGGAATTCTGCCGTTTCAGCCGTCAGTCTCCGCAGAATGCGGTCCAGTTCTTTTTTTTCCTCCTCCTCACTTTCCCGCTGCTTAAAATAATGCTTCAGCACACTTTCCGGCTGAATGTAAGTAATGGAACCTGTTTTCGAAATTCCCAAAACCCGCCCCGGAACTCTTTTCTTGAAGCCTGATTTTACTGCCAATACACGCTGATCTTCAATAATGGTCTCGCGTATTTCATCCAGAAAGTCACTTTGCCCATAGGTGGTGAGGGCACGGTTAAAGTTTTCCTGAATGGCTTTTCTTGAATGCTGTATTTCGGTCCGGATTTCTTTAAGTAGGGTAGAAGCGTCGCTTTTTACATCGCCGAACCGGTTAAAGACCTTGTCAATCCTGTCAATGATTTCTTTGCGGAATTCAAGTTTCCTGATTTCAGCCGTCAGATGCGGAAAGGTCTCCTCGAAATTGGGTAAGAATTTTTGCAGCCTTCCAATCTGCGCCGTAATATTCTTTATTTTGATAAAAGATTTCGCATCCAGCCGGAAGTTTTCAATAACCATAAGTTTCAGTTCATCGTCAATATCTTCAAATTCATTAAACGGAATGATGTTATGACTTTCAAAACTGGTGAGGAATTCTGCAGTTTTCTTCAGCGTAAGCTCAGCATCGTCTATCGCCAATGGACGCAGCTCCATAATCCGGTCCTGCGTTTTGTGAGAGTATGCAAATGGAGCAATTTCCGCTAAAAGCGCGGGGAATTCCAATTCGTCTAAATCTTCTTGTTGTATCAGCACAGTGCAAATATAAGTTAATAGTTGTAGGTAAGGCTGGCCGCAGGCGATATGATTACCTAAACTCACCGTTAAACCCGTAACTTAACATCAAAGAATATTCCCTAAAAATTTCTGGCCTGCAATTGGGGATGTGCACTACATACTTCAACAAAATTCGGACAACCTGGCAACTACCAAAATAAAATCTGCAAATTTGCAGTCAAATTATAAGCAAATGGCGGACTGGAAAGAAATACTTGCACCCATAAAAAACTCAACCTACTTCGAACAGCTCTGGAAGGATGTACAGTCAGAATATGCAGATACAAAATGCTTTCCGCCCAAAAAACAGATTTTCCGTGCCCTGGAACTTACTCCGTTTAATGAGCTAAGGGTCGTTATTCTCGGTCAGGATCCTTATCATAATGACGGACAGGCCAACGGTCTTTGTTTTTCGGTGTCCGAAAGTGTTGCTACGCCGCCGTCTTTAAAGAATATATTTACAGAGCTCCAGTCTGATTTAGGAATTGAACGTACCCGCAAAGACCTGGAAGACTGGGCTACGCAGGGCGTACTTCTGCTCAACGCCACGCTGACGGTAAGGGCGCATTCACCTAACTCACATAAGGATTTAGGTTGGGAGAGATTTACAGACTTCATCATCAGTGAGATTTCAGCCAGAAAAGAAAAAGTTGTTTTTGTTTTATGGGGTGCCTTCGCACAAAAAAAGGAGGAACTTATCGATTCCTCCAAACATCTGATTATTAAGTCGGCGCATCCTTCACCATTTTCGGTCTACCGCGGATTTTACGGCAGCCGGCCCTTTTCGCAGGTTAACGCTTGGCTTGCTCGCCACGGCCAACCCCAGATTCAATGGTAATTACCTTACAGAGGGCTCTACCGAATTCTGTGCGACTTTATCAACTTTAATTCCAATGACATATTTTCCGGAATTTGCCGCAAATCCTGCTCCTGCAGTCGGGTAGGGATTTGCCTCTACCAGGGTGTACCTGTAACCGTTAAAGAAAGCTTTATTATCATAACCTCGCTGCGGATTACTTTGCGTGGACAGCTTCACTTTAACCGGACGGGTATAGGTTCCCATCAGTTCAATCTCTGCTGTCGCTACGCCTTCCCAGACGCAGTTTACTTCCTTCGGACAGCGGCTGTCCTCCAGCATCTTTGTGAAGGTGAAAGTCATATCATGATCTTTGAGAAACATGGATTCTCCTTCTTTAAAATACAGAACACCTTCCATTTTTTGAATTTTTGCTGCAGCTTCTTTATTTTCAACCCGTTTGGGTTCTTTAGGGATATTGGTATCGGTATTCTTTGCTTTATTCTTTGCAGGACTTGTGACATTGCTCTTTTCCGTTTCAGGAAGCGGCTTTTTTTCCTGAAGGTGTTTTTCCTGTGCAGAACATGCCAATATTGAAAGCGATATAATTCCGGTGAGAAGTAAGTTGTACATTGGTTAATATTTATGGGTTAATGATGTCCCACAATACAACCAAAAACATTGCCACACCAACCATCAGGTTAAAGCCGGTACCGATGATGAAGCCAATTAATGCACCTTTCATAGAGTTAAAGGCTTTTTTCCTGTCGCCGGCATCATGGAGTAACTCACCGATAAAGACTCCGGCAAACATACCGATAAGAAAACCAAAAGGGATAGGAAGGAAGAAACCAACAAAAGTTCCGATTACAGAACCAATGCTTCCCCAACGGGTGCCGCCATACTTTCGGTTGGTTTTGGCAGGTATCACGTAATTCAGCACTATGGAAGCTGCCGTCAGGAGGGAAAATATCCAGATATAGGCCATAGAAAGATCTGAACCTGTCCCGAATTTATAAATTAGCACACCGCACAGGCTTAGTAAAAGTCCCGGAAGAACCGGCAGAATGGTGCCTGCTATTCCAAGAACAAGCAGTATAATACTTATGAGGGATATAAGTTCGTAATCCATATTGTATAATAATTGATGAATAAAAAGAGAGCAGCCATTTAAGTGCCGCTCTCCGTTTTGCAGTAAGATAATTTTATTTAAAGATTTAAAATTACATACTGAAGGATGGGGGCAGTATTTCCAATATTGCCCGTTGCATGGTTATGAAATGTGGTATAATAGATATTTCCGCTTGTTGAAACACCTGTACATGAGCCTACGGAATCACCATGACCCAGGTGAGCCTGAAGTGCATTTTGATTGATGGTTAGCGTAACGGGCGTTCCGTTGTCGTCATGACAAATGGTAATCCAGCCACTGTTCGCCGAGTTTCCGACAGGCATGGCAGGTGCGCCGGTGCTGTGGAATTTATTGGTACGAAGCATAAGTGCTTCATTATTACGCTGTACCAATACTTCCCAGAAGGCTGCATCGTAGCTGATGACTTTCTGCCATGAACCTAAATCGTACTGGATGTCCAGCGTATTGAAACCTAAAGCGTTTGCCAGGTTCACATTGCTCACAGCACAGTTGGTATAAGTAGTAGCCGAACCTGTACTGGTGGAACACATCAATGCATCCGGGATAAAACCGCCGGCGGTATTGCAGGCCGGTGTGTTGTTATTCCCACCCAGTAGGTACGCCACGTCCCAGTCTGATGCATAGAGGCTGCCACCATTACTTACAAAAGTTGCCAGGTTGTCATAGATTTCGGTGTCATTATTTGGTGTTGAAGTACCGGAATGACTTTGTCCACGTGAACCGCAGTTCAGGAAAATAACATCATACTGCGATAGTGTGCTCATTACCTTCAGGTCGTTATAATCAATTTCTGTCACCAGATAACCAAGGCCCGTCACGATATCTTCAATTTCATCATAACTGCCTTTAACATAGGCCATATTGGCTACCTGATTAAGTTTGGTTACGTTCAGTGGGGCAACAACATTGTCGGATTTCGGTACGTTGATTGTGAATTCGGAGCGGAAGTTTGACCCATCACCCGTCTGGATATGAATGGTACGCTGACCTTCCGGTGCCTCCAGTGTGAAATCACCGGCTGCATTTGAGAAGGTGCGGTAAATTTTGTTTTGGCCGTCAAAGGTGAAAACCAGGGCGCCACCTATGGGCTTGGTTCCGTTTTTAGCCATCACCTTACCGCTCACGCTGCCTTTTTTAGTGCTTACCGGAGTGGGGTTGGTCACTTCAACAATATTGTCATCACTGCGTATACAGCCGTACAGTGACAGCAGCATAATACTTAGAAAAAGGTAAATTGTTTTTTTCATAGAATGATTTTTAAAAGTTAATGATTGTGATTTGTATAACAAATATAAATATTTTTTAATAATGTTGTAAACAAATAGTTGGATTACCTCTATATTATTATTGATTTTTTCAATTAACTATTTGAATGTGATTTAAGTTTAACGATAATGATGGTTAATATTTAGTAAATTTGCTAGAATGAAAGAGGAAATTCAGCAAACGAAGACTTTACTGGCAGATCTGGTATCAACGATCCACCGGTTTATTGCGGAAAATATTTCTGACATGTGGGAGGTGCAGGTTCTGATTAAGTTTCTGATGCTGTTCGGGATCGTAATTGCTTTGGATCTTCTGATAAAAATGATCCTGCTTCCGATTTTCTCCAGTTATCGTGACGGGGAAAAATATCCCTTCCTGAAAGCGGTGCACGCTTCCGGAATCACGCGCTCCGTAGCTAACATCATTGCGCTCCTGCTGGGTAACATTCTTTTCACGGCCTTTTTCAATGATTATCATGATAAGACCTTCAGTTTCCTGCAAAGGGTTTATAATGTGGTGGCAATTATTGCCGTTGCCAGAATGGGCCTGCGTGCAATGAAGGCTGTAGAAAATTACTTTTTCTACAAAAAGGATTATTACAAGATTGTGGCGCTGAAAGCCATTTCCGAGACCCTAAAGACCATCGGAATCTTCATCTTTATAGTGGTGCTGATTTCGGTAATCTTCGGAATTCAGGGAACCACTATCTTAGGTAGTCTGGGAGCCATCACCGCTGTTCTGGTCCTTGTTTTCCGCGATACTATCCTTGGTTTTATGACGAGCCTGCACGTTGCAACCTCCAAGAACCTCAAAGTGGGCGACTGGATCGGTATCCCAAAATATAACCTGGAAGGTACGATTGAGGAAATAAACCTCCTGACGACAAAAATCCAGAATTTTGATAAGACTAAATCTACAATTCCTACCTACGATCTTCTGTCTACGGAGATTAAAAACATGCAGGTGATGTCTGAGAGCAATACCAGACGTATAAAGCGGTCCATCAGTTTCAATATTAAATCGTTTAAATTCCTGAGCCCTGATGATATAGATAAGCTGTCCAAAATTAATTTAGTGGCAGATTACCTTAAACTGAAAAAAGAAGAAATTGCCGCCGAACGTGCAGGTCTGCAGAATTCCGATCTTCTTATAAACGGCCGTCAGCTTACCAACATTGGGGTCTTCAGGGAATATACTTTCAACTATTTAAAAAACAGTGCGCATATTGATCAGGAAGGTACTCTGATGGTTCGGCAGCTCGAAAATACGCCGCAGGGTCTGCCGCTTGAAATATACTGCTTTACAAATGATTCTGTCTGGACCAACTACGAAGAGATTCAGTCTGATATTTTTGACCATCTGCTTGTAGCTTCCCGTGAGTTTGACCTGGAGGTAATGCAGTTTAACAAAATTTAAACTTTAACGATGACTAAACTCAGTGTAAATATAAACAAGATCGCCACACTTCGTAATGCGAGAGGTGGAGAATTGCCCAGTGTGACTGAGGCTGCGGTAAAACTTCAGAAATTCGGCGCGCAGGGAATTACAATCCATCCAAGACCGGACGAAAGGCATATCACCCGAAAAGACGTGTATGACCTGAAGCCGCTGGTTATAACTGAATATAATATTGAAGGAAATCCCCACCGGGCATTTATTGATATGGTTCTCGAGGTTAAACCCGAACAGGTAACGCTGGTGCCGGATGCTGATGATGCCATAACCTCCAATGCCGGTTGGGACTGCATAAAGTACGGTGGTTTTCTGACAGAAGTAATCAAGGAATTTAAAGACGCAGGCATTCGCACTTCAGTTTTTCTGGATCCCAATCCTGAAATGGTGAAATATGCCGCCGAAACAGGTGCGGACCGTATTGAACTCTACACGGAAGCATATGCAAAAAACTATGTGGTGAACAGGGAGCAGGCCGTTCAGGATTATGTGAAGACCGCTGAAGAAGCTCACCTTAACGGACTTGGAGTGAACGCCGGTCATGATTTAAGCCTCGACAATATTAAATACTTTGCTGATACTGTTCCGGGACTGTTGGAAGTGTCCATTGGACATGCTTTAATTTCCGAAGCACTTTACATGGGCATGGAAAATACAGTTCAGGCCTATCTGAAAAGGCTGGCTAAGTGGTAACAGGGGCAATTTTATTGCTATTTTTGAATCAAAATTTTTTAGAATGAATATTCTCCACTCGAAGATATACGGACAGGATAAATCCGGAATCCCATTGCTCGTATTTCATGGTCTTTTCGGAATGCTGGACAACTGGGCCAGTTTCGGAAAGATTATGGGCGATTTCTTTCCCGTTCATCTTGTCGACTTAAGAAACCACGGCAAAAGTTTCCACTCCGAGGATATGTCCCATGACGATCTTGCTCATGACATTGCTCACTATATGGAAGCACATAAGCTGGAAAAGGTAAATCTTCTCGGTCATTCCCTGGGTGGTAAGGCAGTGATGCAGTTTGCTGTGAAATATCCGGTAAAAGTAGAGAAACTGATTGTGGTTGATATCGCTCCCAAGGCTTATCCTCCGCATCATCAGGGAATTATTAAAGCCCTTCAGACTGTAAATTTTGAAGAAATGACCTCCAGGCAGGAAGTGGAAGATGCACTTAAGGAATATATTCCTGAAACCTCAGTCATTCAGTTTCTGGCTAAAAACCTATACTGGACCGAAGATAAAAAATTAGCCTGGCGCTTTAACCTGGATACGCTTTCCAATAAATATGACCAGTTTGTATCCAATGCCATTAAATTTGGGGTGTTTACCGGTGAAACGCTCTTTATCGGTGGTGCCAAATCGAACTATATCCTGCCTCAGGACGAGTTTCAAATAAAACAGCAGTTTCCTCATTCTTCTGTAGTGACCATTGCCAACGCTGGACACTGGGTCCAGGCTGAAAACCCAACCGATTTCAATGAAGTCGTTAAGGATTTCATATTCGATATTAAAAAATACTGATGCAAAAGTATCAAAGCAACATATGGTTTTAGTTACAGGCGCAACAGGGATTCTGGGCCGGGTCATTCTCTTGGAACTCCTTAACAGGGGATATCAGGTGCGTGCTGCGAAGCGTCCTTCAAGCGATCTGGACGAAGTCCGAGAGTCCTTCAGTTACTACACCGACAGTCCTGATGAATACCTTGACAAAATTGAGTGGATTGATGCTGATTTTGATGATATTCATTCTTTGGAAGCCGCTGTAACGGGGGTTAGCAGCGTATATCACTGTGCCGGGAAGGTGAGTTTTTATCCTACTGATGAGAAAGAAATTTACAGCACCAATGTAACGGGAACTGCCAATCTGCTTTATGCATGCGAAAATTCTTCAGTTCAGGACTTCTGTTTTATCAGTTCAGTAGCAGTCCTGGACGGTCTGAATGAGACAGGACTGATGGATGAAGACTCAGATTTCAATCCCAAACTCAACCACTCTCATTACGCCATTTCCAAACACCTGTCGGAAATGGAAGTTTGGCGCGCTTCGGCAGAAGGCTTAAATACTGTAATTCTAAACCCCGGCATTATTCTGGGCAGCGGTAACTGGAATGCCAGCAGTGGAGAACTTTTTAAAACGATTGAAAAATATCCTTATGCCATGCCCGGCAGCACTTCTTATGTTGATGTGCGCGATGTAGCTGAAATTTCGGTACGACTGATGGAAGAGAATATATTCGGTGAAAGGTTTATCGTCAGTTCTGAAAACCGTACATATGCGGATATTGCTCGCAGGATACGCCGTAGATTGGGCAAGCCGAAGCCGAAAGTGTTATCAGGAACTA belongs to Chryseobacterium sp. and includes:
- a CDS encoding pyridoxine 5'-phosphate synthase, coding for MTKLSVNINKIATLRNARGGELPSVTEAAVKLQKFGAQGITIHPRPDERHITRKDVYDLKPLVITEYNIEGNPHRAFIDMVLEVKPEQVTLVPDADDAITSNAGWDCIKYGGFLTEVIKEFKDAGIRTSVFLDPNPEMVKYAAETGADRIELYTEAYAKNYVVNREQAVQDYVKTAEEAHLNGLGVNAGHDLSLDNIKYFADTVPGLLEVSIGHALISEALYMGMENTVQAYLKRLAKW
- a CDS encoding alpha/beta fold hydrolase; protein product: MNILHSKIYGQDKSGIPLLVFHGLFGMLDNWASFGKIMGDFFPVHLVDLRNHGKSFHSEDMSHDDLAHDIAHYMEAHKLEKVNLLGHSLGGKAVMQFAVKYPVKVEKLIVVDIAPKAYPPHHQGIIKALQTVNFEEMTSRQEVEDALKEYIPETSVIQFLAKNLYWTEDKKLAWRFNLDTLSNKYDQFVSNAIKFGVFTGETLFIGGAKSNYILPQDEFQIKQQFPHSSVVTIANAGHWVQAENPTDFNEVVKDFIFDIKKY
- a CDS encoding mechanosensitive ion channel family protein translates to MKEEIQQTKTLLADLVSTIHRFIAENISDMWEVQVLIKFLMLFGIVIALDLLIKMILLPIFSSYRDGEKYPFLKAVHASGITRSVANIIALLLGNILFTAFFNDYHDKTFSFLQRVYNVVAIIAVARMGLRAMKAVENYFFYKKDYYKIVALKAISETLKTIGIFIFIVVLISVIFGIQGTTILGSLGAITAVLVLVFRDTILGFMTSLHVATSKNLKVGDWIGIPKYNLEGTIEEINLLTTKIQNFDKTKSTIPTYDLLSTEIKNMQVMSESNTRRIKRSISFNIKSFKFLSPDDIDKLSKINLVADYLKLKKEEIAAERAGLQNSDLLINGRQLTNIGVFREYTFNYLKNSAHIDQEGTLMVRQLENTPQGLPLEIYCFTNDSVWTNYEEIQSDIFDHLLVASREFDLEVMQFNKI
- a CDS encoding NAD-dependent epimerase/dehydratase family protein gives rise to the protein MVLVTGATGILGRVILLELLNRGYQVRAAKRPSSDLDEVRESFSYYTDSPDEYLDKIEWIDADFDDIHSLEAAVTGVSSVYHCAGKVSFYPTDEKEIYSTNVTGTANLLYACENSSVQDFCFISSVAVLDGLNETGLMDEDSDFNPKLNHSHYAISKHLSEMEVWRASAEGLNTVILNPGIILGSGNWNASSGELFKTIEKYPYAMPGSTSYVDVRDVAEISVRLMEENIFGERFIVSSENRTYADIARRIRRRLGKPKPKVLSGTILDAGYFLQLIFGGLFPALRIMNRTNLQTVRSRSHVCNKKITEQLNWDFIPVNESLEFHLSNYISHKKNYNITDEYR